One window of Arthrobacter oryzae genomic DNA carries:
- a CDS encoding S9 family peptidase, translated as MKPEDLPLLKSVSAPAAHPDGTRAVVSVIRPDFDADSYVGQLWTVPLDPEKLPRRLTRGFRDTAPAFSPDGLVLAFLRATADGKPQLHVVEASGGEPQVLTNARLGVSSFAWSPDSHSIVFGARTPDDGRYGTLDGVSAGAEDARLITDYKYRMNGVGYTADKPVQLYIVDVPELDEEPRVAPAGRVLKARKAAQGAISKDGPEPDSAKNAEDTAADSLLPQARQLTFAATDHSGESFSTDGRFVYFVAALHEGSDHDLEVGIYRVSVSGGEPEAVKATNSGRQTVAAARQSRDGKWLFFLAQELGPSGQDFVARNTALHVMPADGGEAGILSDVETMDLAGGAGGLELRGPDSVLLLNNAQGTVELLEFGATGNHSLLVHGDRVVTGAASAGGGPVVVSFSDASTAGDVAALEDGQLRLLTDFSVELRLRAEIIEPRELTFASADGYPVHGWLVLPPGKGPHPVLLNIHGGPFAQYTVALFDEAQVYAAAGYAVLMCNPRGSAGYGQAHGRAIKEKMGTVDMQDVLSFLDGALAKFQELDGGALGIMGGSYGGYLTAWTISQDHRFKAAIVERGFLDPVSFIGSSDIGWFFGGEYTGSTEEQMAAQSPMATVRSVRTPSLVIHSEEDLRCPVEQGQRYFTALKQQGVDAAFLVFPGENHELSRSGTPHHRKQRFEEILRWWARYLPTRANP; from the coding sequence GTGAAACCTGAAGATCTGCCGCTGCTGAAGTCCGTTTCTGCCCCGGCCGCCCACCCGGACGGCACCAGGGCCGTGGTTTCGGTCATCCGCCCTGATTTCGATGCCGACAGCTACGTTGGCCAGCTATGGACTGTGCCGCTGGACCCGGAGAAGCTGCCACGCCGGCTGACCCGCGGCTTCCGGGACACAGCGCCTGCCTTCTCGCCGGACGGGCTGGTGCTGGCATTCCTTCGCGCCACCGCCGACGGCAAACCGCAGCTTCACGTTGTGGAAGCGTCCGGCGGCGAACCGCAGGTCCTGACCAACGCCAGGCTCGGCGTCTCCTCCTTTGCCTGGTCGCCCGATTCGCACAGCATTGTCTTCGGTGCCAGAACGCCCGACGACGGCCGGTACGGCACGCTGGACGGCGTGTCCGCCGGCGCCGAGGACGCAAGGCTCATCACGGACTATAAATACCGGATGAACGGCGTCGGCTACACGGCGGACAAGCCCGTCCAGCTGTACATCGTAGACGTCCCCGAGCTGGACGAGGAACCACGTGTGGCGCCCGCAGGCCGCGTCTTGAAGGCCCGCAAGGCAGCGCAAGGCGCGATTTCGAAAGACGGCCCTGAGCCCGATTCAGCCAAAAACGCAGAAGACACAGCCGCCGACAGCCTGCTCCCGCAGGCCCGCCAACTGACATTCGCGGCGACAGACCACAGCGGTGAATCGTTCAGCACGGACGGACGCTTTGTGTACTTCGTCGCCGCCCTCCATGAGGGCAGCGACCACGATCTTGAGGTCGGCATATACCGTGTCAGCGTCTCGGGAGGAGAGCCCGAAGCCGTCAAAGCAACCAACAGCGGCCGGCAGACGGTCGCCGCGGCACGCCAGTCCAGGGACGGGAAGTGGCTGTTCTTCCTTGCCCAGGAACTTGGCCCGTCCGGCCAGGACTTCGTGGCACGGAACACTGCCCTCCACGTGATGCCGGCGGACGGCGGGGAGGCGGGGATCCTCAGCGACGTGGAAACGATGGACCTCGCCGGAGGCGCCGGCGGACTGGAGCTCCGCGGCCCGGATTCGGTGTTGCTGCTCAACAACGCGCAGGGCACGGTGGAGCTGCTGGAGTTCGGGGCGACGGGCAACCACTCGCTGCTGGTCCATGGCGACCGCGTGGTCACCGGCGCCGCCTCCGCGGGCGGCGGCCCGGTGGTGGTCAGTTTCTCGGATGCATCCACAGCGGGGGACGTCGCTGCCCTGGAGGACGGCCAGCTGAGGCTGCTGACGGATTTTTCGGTGGAGCTTCGCCTGCGGGCCGAGATCATCGAACCGCGGGAGCTGACGTTCGCCTCGGCCGACGGCTATCCGGTCCACGGCTGGCTGGTATTGCCGCCCGGGAAAGGACCGCACCCCGTCCTGCTGAACATCCACGGCGGGCCCTTCGCGCAGTACACCGTGGCGCTGTTCGATGAGGCCCAGGTGTACGCCGCGGCCGGCTACGCGGTGCTCATGTGCAACCCCCGGGGTTCTGCCGGTTACGGTCAGGCCCACGGCCGGGCCATCAAGGAAAAAATGGGGACCGTGGACATGCAGGATGTGCTGTCCTTCCTCGACGGTGCCCTAGCCAAGTTCCAGGAGCTCGACGGCGGTGCGCTCGGAATCATGGGAGGTTCCTACGGCGGCTACCTCACGGCGTGGACCATCAGCCAGGACCACCGTTTCAAGGCGGCCATCGTGGAGCGCGGTTTCCTGGATCCGGTGAGCTTCATCGGATCCTCGGATATCGGCTGGTTCTTCGGCGGCGAATACACCGGCAGCACGGAAGAACAGATGGCGGCGCAGAGCCCCATGGCAACAGTCCGCAGCGTGCGCACGCCCTCGCTGGTCATCCACAGCGAGGAAGACCTCCGCTGCCCGGTGGAACAGGGCCAGCGGTACTTCACGGCGCTGAAGCAGCAGGGTGTTGACGCCGCCTTCCTCGTGTTCCCGGGGGAGAACCATGAGCTTTCCCGGTCCGGCACCCCGCACCACCGCAAACAGCGCTTCGAAGAGATCCTGCGGTGGTGGGCCCGCTACCTGCCCACCCGGGCCAACCCCTAG
- a CDS encoding peptide deformylase, with amino-acid sequence MLHVANPTPFSAARIRETVQEILAAGVLPPIVQAGHPVLRQQAAAYDGQLDSADLAALIALMREVMHAAPGVGLAAPQLGIPLQLAVLEDQYDVDAETSAVRRRSPLEFFAVINPSYTPVGSGAAEFYEGCLSLQGLQAVVARHESVRLDFTDVDGAVRQQEFSGWQARIVQHETDHLQGILYIDKAELRSLSNNAEYGLRWAQPDIRLARQELGFLPDVPAD; translated from the coding sequence ATGCTTCATGTCGCGAACCCCACGCCGTTCAGCGCCGCGCGGATCCGGGAAACAGTCCAGGAGATCCTTGCCGCGGGAGTGCTTCCGCCCATCGTCCAGGCCGGCCATCCGGTACTCCGGCAGCAGGCAGCCGCGTACGACGGCCAACTGGACAGCGCTGACCTCGCGGCGCTCATTGCACTGATGCGCGAGGTGATGCATGCCGCTCCGGGCGTCGGCCTGGCGGCCCCGCAGCTGGGCATCCCGCTGCAGCTCGCGGTGCTCGAGGACCAGTACGACGTCGACGCCGAAACATCCGCCGTCCGCCGCCGGTCACCGCTGGAGTTCTTCGCGGTCATCAACCCGTCGTACACACCCGTGGGGAGCGGCGCGGCGGAGTTTTACGAAGGCTGCCTGTCACTCCAGGGCCTGCAGGCAGTGGTGGCGCGGCACGAGTCCGTCCGCCTCGATTTCACCGACGTAGACGGGGCCGTGCGGCAGCAGGAATTCTCCGGCTGGCAGGCGCGGATCGTGCAGCATGAAACCGACCACCTGCAAGGCATCCTCTATATCGACAAAGCTGAGCTGCGCTCCTTGAGCAACAACGCCGAATACGGCCTCCGCTGGGCCCAACCGGACATCCGGCTCGCCCGGCAGGAATTGGGGTTTCTGCCGGACGTACCCGCGGACTAG
- a CDS encoding nuclear transport factor 2 family protein, translated as MTEQTPLNCVLGFVRAIEAGGGAADVESFLAEDFTLVEAPHVLAPEGSTRTREQVLAGAEQSRHVVSRQRFEVRRTTCEGSRVVLEVDWSASLLMDLRYWDAGETIRARTTSVFEVREGRIASQDSYDCYFTGDADTE; from the coding sequence ATGACTGAACAGACGCCGCTCAACTGTGTCCTGGGATTCGTGCGTGCCATTGAAGCCGGCGGCGGCGCAGCAGACGTGGAGAGCTTCCTTGCCGAGGACTTCACCCTGGTCGAAGCGCCGCATGTGCTTGCTCCGGAAGGGTCCACGCGCACCCGTGAGCAGGTGCTGGCCGGGGCGGAGCAGAGCCGCCACGTGGTGTCCCGCCAGCGATTCGAGGTCCGGCGGACCACCTGCGAAGGCAGCCGCGTGGTGCTGGAAGTTGACTGGTCGGCCTCGCTCCTGATGGACCTGCGCTACTGGGACGCCGGCGAAACCATCCGTGCCCGGACCACGTCGGTGTTTGAAGTCCGGGAAGGCCGGATCGCCAGCCAGGACAGTTACGACTGCTACTTCACCGGTGACGCAGACACGGAATGA
- a CDS encoding FAD-dependent oxidoreductase: MIDVVVVGGGPVGLYLAALLLQSGVTVRVLERRTEPGTHSRAGGIHPPALEALDGVGVAAGLVSDGVRIRRGVAIGGGVELAEMSFDAVSANYPFVLSVPQTRTEAALERRVQELDGAALLRGATVTGIYDEGSAVAVDTLTAAGESRIHASLAVAADGGRSTVRQWLGAPAPLKVYPDRYLMGDFADSTAFGPDAALFLEAPGIVESFPLPGGVRRWVARLPGTGPHAPTAGSLARIVRERTGIPVDAGTNSMLSSFGVRSRLVKRMIHGRISLIGDAAHQISPIGGQGMNLGWLDAAELAPLILGRLAGAAREIDFGGFERHRLQAAAKAVRQSEINMALGRPLPRPLWNIRNRLITGAAGMPAINSRVAARFTMH, encoded by the coding sequence GTGATTGACGTCGTCGTGGTGGGCGGCGGCCCGGTAGGGCTGTACCTGGCGGCTCTGCTGCTGCAGTCCGGTGTGACGGTCCGCGTCCTCGAACGGCGCACGGAGCCCGGCACCCATTCCCGTGCCGGAGGCATCCATCCCCCGGCGCTGGAGGCACTCGACGGCGTGGGAGTCGCGGCCGGCCTGGTGTCGGACGGTGTCCGGATCCGCCGCGGCGTCGCCATCGGCGGCGGCGTGGAACTGGCCGAGATGTCCTTTGACGCCGTGTCCGCGAACTACCCGTTCGTGTTGTCGGTACCGCAGACCCGCACCGAAGCTGCCTTGGAACGGCGCGTGCAGGAACTGGACGGCGCAGCGTTGCTGCGCGGAGCCACCGTGACGGGAATTTACGACGAAGGCTCGGCCGTTGCGGTGGATACCCTCACTGCAGCGGGGGAATCCCGGATACATGCCTCCCTGGCCGTGGCCGCGGACGGGGGCCGCTCCACGGTGAGGCAATGGCTGGGCGCTCCGGCCCCGCTCAAGGTGTACCCCGACAGGTACCTCATGGGAGATTTCGCCGACAGCACGGCGTTCGGCCCGGACGCGGCACTTTTCCTGGAAGCACCAGGGATCGTGGAGTCCTTTCCGCTGCCGGGAGGGGTTCGCCGGTGGGTGGCCAGACTGCCTGGAACAGGCCCGCACGCGCCCACTGCCGGTTCCCTGGCCCGGATCGTGCGGGAGCGGACGGGCATACCCGTCGACGCTGGCACCAATTCGATGCTGAGCAGCTTTGGTGTCCGGTCACGCCTGGTGAAGCGAATGATCCACGGCCGGATTTCGCTGATCGGTGACGCTGCCCACCAGATCAGTCCCATCGGCGGCCAGGGCATGAACCTGGGCTGGCTGGATGCTGCCGAGCTGGCGCCGCTCATCCTCGGCCGGTTGGCGGGCGCTGCGCGGGAGATCGATTTCGGGGGCTTCGAGAGACACCGGTTGCAGGCGGCCGCGAAGGCGGTCCGGCAGTCCGAAATCAACATGGCGCTGGGGCGGCCCCTGCCGCGGCCGCTGTGGAACATACGGAACCGGCTGATCACGGGTGCCGCCGGCATGCCGGCCATCAATTCACGCGTCGCCGCCCGGTTCACCATGCACTAG
- a CDS encoding class I SAM-dependent methyltransferase gives MAAHLMAAFGWLRDRDVNAVEEMDRPGCDPARLDRTYAQFAVVNRAVSGWRRIYRAHIRPVLSATGVTTLLDIGCGGGDVPVLLAAWAAREGLRLEITAIDPDPRAFEFALRRGHVDGVTFRQASTGDLAAEGQRYDVVVSNHVLHHLEKVELPQFLAESAMLSLRTVLHNDIRRSPAAYALFYAASWPFPRSYIREDGLTSIRRSYTAAELRAAAPPGWSVTPRPPFRNLLMLNRDRPEPDRPR, from the coding sequence ATGGCCGCCCACTTGATGGCCGCCTTTGGATGGCTGCGCGATCGCGACGTCAATGCGGTGGAAGAGATGGACCGTCCCGGGTGTGACCCTGCCAGGCTGGACCGGACCTACGCACAATTCGCGGTGGTTAACAGGGCAGTCTCCGGCTGGCGCAGGATCTACCGGGCGCATATCCGGCCCGTCCTTTCCGCCACAGGGGTGACAACCCTGCTGGATATCGGCTGCGGCGGCGGGGATGTGCCCGTGCTGCTGGCGGCGTGGGCGGCCCGGGAGGGGCTGAGGCTGGAGATCACCGCCATTGATCCGGACCCCAGGGCCTTTGAGTTCGCCCTCCGCCGCGGGCACGTGGACGGTGTGACGTTCCGGCAGGCGTCCACAGGGGATCTGGCAGCAGAAGGGCAACGCTACGACGTCGTCGTATCCAATCACGTCCTGCACCACCTGGAGAAGGTCGAACTGCCCCAGTTCCTGGCCGAGTCGGCGATGTTGTCGCTCCGCACCGTCCTTCACAACGACATCCGCCGCAGCCCCGCCGCGTATGCGTTGTTCTACGCGGCATCCTGGCCCTTTCCCCGGTCGTACATCAGGGAGGACGGACTGACGTCCATCCGGCGCAGCTACACCGCCGCGGAACTCCGGGCGGCTGCTCCCCCGGGCTGGTCCGTGACGCCACGCCCGCCCTTCCGCAACCTCCTCATGCTGAACCGGGACCGACCTGAACCGGACCGCCCGCGGTGA
- a CDS encoding type III polyketide synthase, with translation MTVYMRSLETAVPPTVLIQSEARDVFAAQPGLTRLGSRLVNTCFDSAAIDTRYTAVTELTKDSRADNPQFFDPDTGLVLSPSTKVRNDIFGREATKLFVESARAALDACPGIGPADITHLVTVSCTGFFNPGPDYKIVRALGLNPAVQRYHLGFMGCYAAFPALRAAKSFCEADPGAVVLVVCAELCSLHVRTSNDPDTIMGSALFADGAAAAVISARDIPDGTALLRLDHFETVLTPVGEESMAWNIGDEGFEMVLGNYVPHIIDDHIIGALEPLLSRDETLRGLPYRDITHWAIHPGGRSILDKVQSRLELTDEQLVPARETLRNFGNMSSATVLFVLKHIAGLPPQDGDERICSMAFGPGLTVETAMFTKVRALQGDAAPASRELSSARQTTARTEPSLL, from the coding sequence ATGACGGTCTACATGAGGTCCCTGGAAACTGCTGTCCCGCCCACCGTACTCATCCAGTCTGAAGCCCGTGATGTTTTTGCTGCCCAGCCGGGGCTGACCAGGCTGGGTTCCCGGCTGGTGAACACGTGTTTTGACTCCGCAGCCATTGACACCCGGTACACGGCGGTCACCGAGCTCACCAAAGACAGCCGGGCGGACAATCCGCAGTTCTTCGACCCGGACACCGGCCTTGTGCTGAGTCCCAGCACAAAGGTCCGGAACGACATTTTCGGCCGTGAGGCCACCAAACTGTTTGTGGAATCCGCCCGGGCCGCACTGGATGCCTGCCCCGGCATCGGCCCGGCTGACATCACCCATCTGGTGACCGTCTCCTGCACCGGCTTCTTCAACCCGGGCCCGGACTACAAAATCGTCCGCGCGCTGGGGCTGAATCCTGCCGTGCAGCGCTACCACCTCGGCTTCATGGGCTGCTACGCGGCGTTTCCGGCGTTGCGTGCCGCCAAATCCTTCTGCGAAGCAGACCCGGGCGCCGTTGTCCTGGTTGTCTGCGCCGAGCTCTGCTCCCTCCACGTCCGCACGTCCAACGATCCGGACACCATCATGGGCTCGGCCCTGTTTGCGGACGGCGCCGCGGCGGCGGTCATCTCCGCCCGGGACATCCCGGACGGCACCGCCCTGTTGCGGCTGGACCACTTCGAAACCGTGCTCACACCAGTGGGCGAGGAGTCCATGGCCTGGAACATCGGCGACGAAGGCTTCGAGATGGTGCTGGGCAACTACGTTCCCCACATCATCGACGACCACATCATCGGCGCCCTGGAGCCGCTGCTTTCCCGCGATGAAACCCTGCGCGGACTCCCCTACCGGGACATCACCCACTGGGCCATCCACCCCGGCGGGCGAAGCATCCTCGATAAAGTGCAGTCCAGGCTCGAGCTCACTGACGAGCAGCTGGTTCCTGCCCGGGAGACACTCCGCAACTTCGGCAACATGAGCAGCGCCACAGTGCTCTTTGTCCTCAAGCACATCGCCGGGCTCCCGCCGCAGGACGGCGATGAACGCATCTGTTCCATGGCGTTCGGCCCAGGTCTCACGGTGGAAACGGCGATGTTCACCAAGGTACGAGCACTTCAAGGGGATGCCGCACCGGCGTCCCGGGAGCTCTCCTCAGCGCGCCAGACAACAGCACGGACTGAGCCGTCACTCCTCTGA
- a CDS encoding ATP-binding cassette domain-containing protein, producing MSMATQQTDPQSPAQQHVADTHDLIRVQGARENNLKDISLEIPKRRLTVFTGVSGSGKSSLVFATIAAESQRMINETYSAFVQGFMPNLARPDVDFLEGLTTAIIVDQERMGANPRSTVGTATDANAMLRILYSRLGTPYVGPPTAYSFNVPTRKASGVMSTDRGGRVEKSVVSQAVYLGGMCPRCEGMGNVSDIDLTALYDDSKTLSDGALMVPGYSMDGWYGRLFEGVGLPMDKPIATFTKKQLDTMLYAEPTKIKVEGINLTYEGIIPKMQKSMLSKDPEAMQPHVRRFVERAVTFQTCPDCNGTRLTKDVLTSKIQGKNIAELCEMQITDLADWIRDLNEPSVAPLLKGLQHLLDSFAEIGLGYLSLNRPAGTLSGGEAQRTKMIRHLGSSLTDVTYVFDEPSIGLHPHDIERMNRLLLQLRDKGNTVLVVEHKPETITIADHVVDLGPGAGTAGGTLCFEGSVEGLRGSDTITGRHLDDRAALKESMRSAAGKLDIRGASTHNLQDVDVDIPLGVLCVVTGVAGSGKSSLIHGSVAGRDGVVVIDQAAIKGSRRSNPATYTGLLEPIRKAFAKANGVKPALFSSNSEGACPTCNGAGVIFTELGVMATVESPCEDCEGRRFQASVLEYTLGGRNIAEVLEMPVTEATGFFDSEEAKVPAAHKILARLSDVGLGYLSLGQPLTTLSGGERQRLKLAAQMAEQGDVYVLDEPTTGLHLADVQQLLGLLDRLVDSGKSVIVIEHHQAVMAHADWIIDLGPGAGHDGGLIVFEGTPAELVASRSTLTGEHLAAYVGG from the coding sequence ATGAGCATGGCCACCCAGCAGACGGACCCGCAGTCGCCAGCGCAGCAGCACGTGGCCGACACCCACGATCTGATCCGGGTGCAGGGCGCACGGGAGAACAACCTCAAGGACATCAGCCTGGAGATCCCGAAGCGGCGGCTGACGGTTTTCACGGGCGTCTCCGGCTCGGGCAAGAGCTCGCTGGTGTTCGCGACGATCGCAGCCGAGTCGCAGCGGATGATCAACGAGACTTACAGCGCGTTCGTGCAGGGATTCATGCCCAACCTGGCCCGGCCCGACGTCGACTTCCTCGAGGGCCTGACCACGGCCATCATCGTTGACCAGGAGCGGATGGGTGCCAACCCGCGGTCCACGGTGGGCACGGCCACCGACGCCAACGCGATGCTCCGGATCCTGTACAGCCGTCTCGGGACCCCGTATGTGGGCCCGCCGACTGCCTATTCTTTCAACGTGCCCACGCGCAAGGCGAGCGGCGTCATGTCTACCGACAGGGGCGGCCGCGTCGAGAAGAGCGTCGTCAGCCAGGCCGTCTACCTGGGCGGCATGTGCCCAAGGTGCGAAGGCATGGGCAACGTCAGCGACATCGACCTCACCGCTTTGTACGACGACAGCAAGACCCTCAGCGACGGCGCCCTCATGGTTCCCGGCTACTCGATGGACGGCTGGTACGGCCGGCTGTTCGAGGGGGTCGGCCTGCCGATGGACAAGCCGATCGCCACGTTCACCAAGAAGCAGCTCGACACGATGCTGTACGCCGAACCGACGAAGATCAAAGTCGAAGGCATCAACCTCACCTATGAGGGGATCATCCCCAAGATGCAGAAGTCGATGCTGTCCAAGGACCCGGAGGCCATGCAGCCGCACGTGCGCCGGTTCGTCGAACGGGCGGTGACGTTCCAGACCTGTCCCGACTGCAACGGTACGCGGCTGACCAAGGACGTCCTGACCTCGAAGATCCAAGGCAAGAACATCGCCGAGCTCTGCGAGATGCAGATCACCGACCTGGCCGACTGGATCCGCGACCTCAACGAGCCGTCGGTCGCGCCCTTGCTTAAGGGCCTGCAGCACCTGCTTGACTCGTTCGCCGAAATCGGCCTTGGCTATCTCTCGCTCAACCGGCCGGCGGGAACGCTGTCCGGGGGAGAGGCGCAGCGGACCAAGATGATCCGGCACCTGGGGTCGTCGCTTACGGACGTCACGTACGTCTTCGACGAGCCGAGTATCGGCCTGCACCCACACGACATCGAGCGGATGAACCGGCTCCTGCTGCAGCTGCGCGACAAGGGCAACACCGTGCTGGTGGTCGAGCACAAGCCGGAGACCATCACCATCGCGGACCACGTCGTCGATCTGGGCCCCGGAGCGGGTACCGCCGGCGGCACGCTGTGTTTCGAAGGATCAGTCGAGGGACTGCGGGGGAGCGACACCATTACCGGGCGCCACCTCGACGACCGCGCGGCGCTGAAGGAGTCCATGCGCTCCGCGGCCGGCAAGCTGGACATCCGCGGCGCCTCGACGCACAACCTCCAGGATGTGGATGTGGACATCCCGCTTGGCGTGCTCTGCGTCGTGACGGGTGTGGCAGGTTCCGGCAAGAGCTCACTGATCCACGGCTCTGTTGCCGGCCGCGACGGGGTGGTGGTGATCGACCAGGCCGCCATCAAAGGCTCGCGCCGCAGCAACCCGGCCACGTACACAGGCCTGCTCGAACCGATCCGCAAGGCGTTCGCGAAGGCCAACGGGGTCAAGCCGGCGCTTTTCAGCTCCAACTCCGAGGGGGCCTGTCCCACCTGCAACGGCGCCGGCGTCATTTTCACCGAACTCGGTGTGATGGCCACGGTCGAATCTCCCTGCGAGGACTGCGAGGGCCGGCGGTTCCAGGCCTCTGTGCTGGAATACACGCTGGGCGGCAGGAACATCGCCGAGGTGCTGGAGATGCCCGTCACCGAGGCCACGGGGTTCTTCGATTCCGAGGAGGCGAAGGTCCCGGCAGCCCACAAAATCCTTGCCAGGCTGTCCGACGTGGGACTGGGCTACCTCAGCCTGGGCCAGCCGCTCACTACGCTGTCCGGCGGTGAGCGGCAGCGGCTCAAGCTGGCTGCCCAGATGGCCGAACAGGGTGACGTCTACGTCCTCGACGAGCCGACCACGGGCCTGCACCTTGCCGACGTCCAGCAGCTGTTGGGTTTGCTCGACCGGCTCGTCGACTCGGGCAAGTCGGTCATTGTGATCGAGCACCATCAGGCGGTCATGGCGCACGCAGACTGGATCATCGACCTCGGCCCGGGCGCCGGCCACGACGGCGGCCTGATCGTCTTCGAAGGCACCCCGGCCGAACTGGTGGCCAGCCGGTCGACGCTTACTGGCGAACACCTCGCTGCGTACGTCGGCGGCTGA